The genomic segment AACGACGACAAAAGAGTATGGACAAATCCTTATCCTTAGCTTGGGCTTTTACTTGATTACATAAATTGTGACTAACATAATCAGTAAGAACTAATACCATATCTGTTTCTTTAGTCAAATGACAAGCTTTACATTTACGGCCTGTTATATGACTTACACAATCAAACCCTAACTGTTTTAACCTGTTTGGAATTTTTCCTAATTTATCTCCACCTATAATAGTGATTGACATTTATCTCACCCTCTTTATTTATGTAGATAAAAATTTATAATTTTAAAATAATACCACTTAAAATGATAATCATTATCATTTAGATATAATATTAGCATACTTATTGCAATTTGTCAAGGGTGTAAAGA from the Selenihalanaerobacter shriftii genome contains:
- a CDS encoding DUF2325 domain-containing protein; its protein translation is MSITIIGGDKLGKIPNRLKQLGFDCVSHITGRKCKACHLTKETDMVLVLTDYVSHNLCNQVKAQAKDKDLSILFCRRSWARIYKKLNFCGFLN